A genome region from Salvia splendens isolate huo1 chromosome 19, SspV2, whole genome shotgun sequence includes the following:
- the LOC121779176 gene encoding uncharacterized protein LOC121779176, whose product MYSYLILEGDGVVGGLNDGEVVIDLPSDIILSNAGDPLKTFVENIYPSYMGPEEFRNCLHDRAILAPTLDVDDEVNQFMILMDQSQGRVYLSSDSISNSDSTSNGSSEIHSAEFLNNLNCSGTPNHELMLKV is encoded by the exons atgtataGTTATCTTATTTTAgaag GTGATGGAGTTGTTGGTGGTCTGAATGATGGTGAAGTCGTAATTGATCTTCCCTCTGACATTATACTGTCTAATGCTGGAGATCCTCTTAAAACCTTTGTTGAGAATATATATCCTTCTTATATGGGTCCTGAAGAGTTTAGAAATTGTTTGCATGATCGTGCCATACTTGCTCCCACGCTTGATGTTGACGATGAGGTTAACCAGTTCATGATTTTGATGGATCAATCTCAGGGTCGAGTATATTTGAGCTCTGATAGCATTTCAAATTCAGATTCCACATCGAATGGTTCTTCTGAGATACATTCAGCtgaatttttgaataatttgaatTGTTCAGGTACACCTAATCATGAACTGATGTTGAAAGTTTGA
- the LOC121779177 gene encoding serine/threonine-protein phosphatase 7 long form homolog, whose amino-acid sequence MSLMRLYFELNQFRERQTGRIHARENSDRRLPAIPWRFLGESGDFLSFSDLQKHHISHKLMKEGTTQVFKVRRTESKTWDVEIHENVRYWLDVFGFKGVIDCGKPMKVDNELITALIERWRPETHTFHLPIGEATITLEDVQAIWGLRADGRVFTGRDYHDNFPDWTSKCRDLLGWIPDTSTETKQGGLLMTTLINQTRMPLGDDLPMYVYIQRAHIHALILLGGLILPDTTGCKVPFMWLNGLGDPEEVKNISWGSAALAYLYHYLCEASMDKRKELGGPMMLLQLWAWERMPTLRHAFIGPVVERNNADRKCS is encoded by the exons atgagcctcatgcgtctctatttcGAATTAAATCAGTTCCGCGAGAGGCAGACAGGCAGAATACACGCGAGAGAGAATTCTGATAGGCGACTTCCGGCGATTCCTTGGCGATTTCTTGGCGAATCCGGCGATTTCCTCTCGTTTTCCG ATTTGCAGAAACATCACATTTCACATAAACTCATGAAAGAGGGCACAACCCAAGTATTTAAAGTCCGAAGGACAGAAAGCAAGACTTGGGACGTCGAAATTCACGAGAATGTTAGATATTGGCTTGACGtctttggtttcaaaggcgtgatCGATTGTGGGAAGCCCATGAAGGTGGACAACGAGCTGATCACGGCGTTGATTGAGCGTTGGAGACCGGAGACGCACACTTTCCATCTACCGATCGGTGAGGCGACGATcaccttggaagatgtgcaagccaTTTGGGGCTTGAGGGCGGATGGTCGCGTTTTCACAGGGCGTGACTATCATGACAACTTTCCAGACTGGACCAGCAAGTGCCGCGatctgttgggatggataccagaTACTTCCACAGAGACAAAGCAAGGCGGTTTGCTGATGACCACACTGATCAACCAGACAAGGATGCCTCTGGGTGATGACCTACCTATGTACGTATACATCCAAAGGGCACATATCCATGCCTTAATTTTATTAGGAGGTCTCATTCTACCGGACACCACGGGGTGTAAGGTGCcatttatgtggttgaatgGGCTTGGGGATCCAGAAGAGGTGAAGAATATTAGTTGGGGAAGTGCGGCATTGGCCTACCTTTATCATTATCTGTGCGAGGCTTCCATGGATAAGAGAAAAGAGTTGGGCGGGCCTATGATGCTTCTGCAgctatgggcgtgggaaagaatgcccacattgaggCATGCGTTCATTGGACCAGTT GTGGAAAGGAACAACGCAGATAGGAAATGCTCCTAG